The DNA region GAGCCATCTTCAGAACTAGAAAATCCTTAATATACAGTTTTCATTTTAAATATAATTATGGTTAGAGTTGTGATCGACAAGAAGATATTAGAGGATAGTTTAGAGGGTAGGGTAGGGCTTTTTTGGGGGGGAGTCAAGTATGGCAAGTACAAGGTCGTGAGGTTTTTGACACCTAAGAAGTGATCACATGGTTGATGATGACTACTTTAAACTTTTCATGAAAAGGAAAAATTGAGGGTCATTGGAAGAGGGCTTAAAATACTCCATGAAGAGGGGGGACTTCTTATTCATAGATGGAGACCATACGTATGAGGGTGTTGAGGGGGATTTTGAAATGTATTCGCCATTAGTTAGGAGGGGAGGGATTATTGCTTTCCATGATATTGTCCCTGGACCTCCTGAAAATGTGGGTTGTTTGATGAATCAGATTTAAAGTAAAAAAGTAAGAAGAGGGATGAAAGTTATGTTCTATTGATGGAAATGAAGTTATGGGGGCATGAGCATAAGGGTGGAGGACTCAATGTAAACCAAGTAAAGCTCTATGAAACCCAAACCCTTAAGGTTATCCACTAAAATCTGTCGTGAGGAAAGATATGGCAAAGTGTAGCGGGCCACCATCATTAGTTATTTTGGTGATGCCCCAAATTTAAGCGACATCTTCTGATATCGAAGGGCATGTTTTAGAGGGGAAAGATTTATCACATTAAAGTTCATAATCCTTCTTGGTGATTAACTGTAGATGGGCGAGACTCGCGTGAAGTTTAAGGTTTACAACGGTGAACGTTTCGCTGAGCTAGAGGGGTTTGTGGATACGGGGGCAACTTTCACGAAGATTCCGAGATCTGTGGCCTCTGAGATAGGGCTTCAGGTCAAGTACAAGGTTGAAGTCATGCTTGGGGATGGGAGGACTGTGATGAGGGGCCTAGCGCTGGGGGAAGTTGAGATAGAGGACATTAAGAGGCCCGTCCTCTTGGCAATTGGGGGAGATGAAGAGATGCCCATAATTGGATATACTACCCTCGAAGTCTTAGGCTTCAAAGTGAACCCAGTAACTGGAAAGCTTGAAAGGACGCCAGCCATAGAATTGTAGATGTAAGGATGTGGAAAATGGGGGCCATGATTAGGGAGTTCACATGCAGGCAATGAAACCCTCCCTAGAATTAGTATAGGGTGTT from Candidatus Methanomethylicota archaeon includes:
- a CDS encoding class I SAM-dependent methyltransferase, translating into MEEGLKYSMKRGDFLFIDGDHTYEGVEGDFEMYSPLVRRGGIIAFHDIVPGPPENVGCLMNQI
- a CDS encoding aspartyl protease family protein → MKFKVYNGERFAELEGFVDTGATFTKIPRSVASEIGLQVKYKVEVMLGDGRTVMRGLALGEVEIEDIKRPVLLAIGGDEEMPIIGYTTLEVLGFKVNPVTGKLERTPAIEL